The following proteins are encoded in a genomic region of Streptomyces gobiensis:
- a CDS encoding nitrate/nitrite transporter: MTAPTSTRKGGRWIERWDPEDEAFWEREGKQVAKRNLIFSIISEHVGFSVWSMFSVLALFMGPEYGVDPAGKFFLVAVASAVGASLRIPYGFAVARFGGRNWTIISATLLLIPTTALMFVMQPGTSYTTFMVVAALTGFGGGNFASSMNNINSFFPQRLKGWALGLNAGGGNIGVPVVQWVALLVIFLIGAQYPRVVVGIYIPLIVVAVLFSAKYMNNLGPVRNDAGAAREAAKDGHTWIMSFLYIGTFGSFIGYSFAFGLVLSIQFGRTPLEAASITFIGPLLGSLIRPVGGRLADRYGGGRITLWNFLLMTVASGMVVVASVQESLPLFIASFIPLFVLTGLGNGSTYKMVPGIYTAKAQAMGLTGEEAQTYARRLGGATMVIIGSVGAFGGLAINLALRQSFLTSGNGTAAFIAFCAFYVACFVVTWAVYLRRSATPTPVAEGSDAAPEQPRQPAFAQV; encoded by the coding sequence ATGACAGCCCCAACGAGTACGCGTAAAGGGGGCCGCTGGATCGAGCGGTGGGACCCGGAGGATGAAGCCTTCTGGGAGCGCGAAGGCAAGCAGGTCGCCAAGCGCAATCTGATCTTCTCGATCATCTCTGAGCACGTCGGATTCTCGGTCTGGAGCATGTTCTCGGTGCTGGCGCTCTTTATGGGCCCGGAGTACGGAGTGGATCCGGCCGGAAAGTTCTTCCTGGTGGCCGTGGCTTCCGCCGTCGGTGCCAGCCTCCGTATCCCCTACGGATTCGCGGTGGCCCGGTTCGGCGGGCGGAACTGGACGATCATCAGCGCCACCCTGCTGCTCATACCCACCACCGCCCTGATGTTCGTGATGCAGCCCGGTACGTCGTACACGACGTTCATGGTCGTGGCGGCGCTCACCGGCTTTGGCGGCGGCAACTTCGCCTCCTCGATGAACAACATCAACAGCTTCTTCCCACAGCGTCTGAAGGGCTGGGCGCTGGGCCTGAACGCGGGCGGCGGCAACATCGGCGTGCCCGTGGTGCAGTGGGTCGCCCTGCTGGTCATCTTCCTGATCGGCGCCCAGTATCCCCGGGTGGTCGTGGGCATCTACATCCCGCTGATCGTCGTCGCCGTGCTCTTCAGCGCGAAGTACATGAACAACCTGGGCCCGGTGCGCAATGACGCCGGGGCCGCCCGGGAGGCCGCGAAGGACGGCCACACCTGGATCATGTCCTTCCTCTACATCGGTACCTTCGGCTCCTTCATCGGCTACAGCTTCGCCTTCGGCCTGGTGCTGTCCATCCAGTTCGGCCGCACTCCCCTGGAAGCCGCCTCAATCACGTTCATCGGCCCGCTGCTCGGCTCGCTGATCCGGCCGGTCGGGGGCAGGCTGGCCGACCGCTACGGCGGCGGCCGGATCACCCTGTGGAACTTCCTGCTGATGACCGTCGCGTCCGGCATGGTGGTCGTGGCCTCGGTGCAGGAGTCCCTGCCCCTGTTCATCGCCAGCTTTATCCCGCTGTTCGTGCTGACCGGTCTCGGGAACGGCTCCACCTACAAGATGGTCCCGGGCATCTACACGGCCAAGGCTCAGGCGATGGGCCTGACAGGAGAGGAAGCCCAGACCTACGCACGGCGGCTGGGCGGCGCCACCATGGTCATCATCGGCTCGGTGGGTGCCTTCGGCGGCCTCGCCATCAACCTCGCCCTGCGCCAGTCCTTCCTGACCTCGGGCAATGGAACGGCCGCCTTTATCGCCTTCTGCGCCTTCTACGTCGCCTGCTTCGTGGTCACCTGGGCCGTATACCTGCGGCGCTCGGCCACCCCCACGCCGGTGGCCGAGGGGAGCGACGCGGCGCCCGAGCAGCCACGGCAGCCAGCGTTTGCCCAGGTCTGA